The DNA window CTCGGCGGGCTGGGCTTCGGGCCGGACGCCACGGACGTCTATGCCGAGGGGCTGGGACTGCCGATCATGAAGCTGGCGACTGGCGGCGAGATCAACGAGGCGATCCTGGATATCGTCGCCGCCAACTCGCGTCTTCCCGAAGACAGTGTCGGCGACGTGCATTCGCTGGTCGCCTGCAACGAGATCGGCGCCCGGCGCCTCAACGCCATGATGGACGAATTCGCGATCGCTGATCTGGATGCGCTGGGCGACTATATCCTGACGACGTCCCGGAACGGCGTGCTGAGCGCCATGGCAGACCTGCCGCGCGGATCGTGGTCGTACAGGATGCGCGTTGACGGCTATGATCATCCGATCGATCTGGCAGCAACGACGACGATCGAGAATGATCGGGTCTGTGTCGACTTTGCCGGCACGTCGCCGGAGGTCGGCCGGGGCATCAATGTGCCGCTGACCTACACCGCCGCTTATACCAGTTTCGGGCTGGCCTGCGCCCTGGCACCCCATGTTCCCAACAACGCCGGATCGCTGGCGGTTTATGAGACCCGGGCGCCGGAGGGCTCGATTCTCAACGCCCGACCGCCGGCGCCGGTTGCCCTGCGGCACGTCATTGGCCAGATGCTGCCCGATATGGTTTTCGGCTGCTTGCGCCAGGCCATACCCGGTCGTCTGCCGGCGGAGGGCACATCGTGCCTGTGGAACATCACGCTGCGCGGAGTTTCCGGCGATATGGCGTCAGCCGACGGCGAAAACTTCGCTCTGACGGTCACCTCCAACGGCGGCACCGGCGCCCGACCGGGCCTGGATGGGCTTTCCGCGACGGCGTTTCCGTCGGGCGTCAAGGGCAGTTCGGTGGAGATCATGGAAACGGTGGCGCCAATTGTCATCCGGCGCAAGGAACTGCGCCCCGGTTCCGGCGGTACCGGGTTGACGCGCGGCGGCGACGGCCAGTCGATTGAAATCGCACATCGGCACGGCCGGGCCATGACCTTGCTGGCAGCGTTCGATCGAATCGATTATCCAGCGCGCGGTGCTGACGGCGGCGCCGATGGCCTGCCGGGCAGTGTCGCTCTGGGGTCAGGTGCCCGCTTGCGCGGCAAGGGAACGCAGACGATTCCGGCCGGGGACAGCCTGGCCATTGAAACGCCCGGCGGCGGAGGGCTCGGCCGTAAGTCCGAGTAGTAATATCGTTGCCTGCCCACTCCGAAAGGGCGGCCGTTCGCCCGGCGTTTCATCATCATGCATAAAAATTAGTCGAGGATCGCCTATTTAGCATTCGGCGGGCCTGTTGCCATGCGCTGAGCGCATTGCCGCGGTGCAGCGTAAAGCCGAAGTTAGCCCTTCACGATGGCGGGTCGAGGTGTCATCTTTGGTGTGCGAACGATGATTTCTATTCGCACTTATGGAGAACGACATGACCAGCATCGCTATCAACACCATGACCCGCGGCAGCGCTTCGGTTCGCAGTTTCTTCGGCCGGATGGTCGACAGCATTCGCGAGGCCAATGAACAGCGCCGCGCCTACGATGCCGTGATGAGCGAATTGCAGCGTCTCGACGACAAGGAAATGCACGGTCTGGGCATCAGCCGCGCCGACTTCCACGACATCGCGTCGGGCAACTTCAAGCGTTCCGTACGGTAATACGCCAACCGGCGGCAAGACCCCGACGGACGCTAATGACACTTAAGGAATTTTCGATATGGCTTACGACAGTGTTACGCATGCCAATGCCGGCCCGCTGTCCATGCTTGGCCGGCTTGTGGCTGACCTCCGTGTTCGGTTCGACCGGTCGGCGCAGCGTCGACACGACTATCAGCGCATTATGGCCGAACTGAACCGCCTGGAAGATCGCGATCTGGCGGATCTGGGCATCAGCCGCGCCGATTTCCGCGACATCGCGGCAGGACGATACGGCCAGCCTTCGACGCGCTAACGCGCCGGCCGGCGACGCTTCGGCTCGGTGCTATTCCGCTTCCGGCATCGGCGTTGCCGTGGTCTCGCCCCCGGTTTCGCCCCCGGTTTCGCCCGTGGTCTCACTATGGCGAAAACGCCGCTTGCCGATCCGCTTGATGCGGAATCGCGACGTGCAGTTCGGATCGGGGCAGGCCACCACAGCGTCGGTGCTCATCCAGTCATTGGGGTCGGTTTCGCGCTGTTTGGCGGGCAATAGCGGCAACAGGGCTGCCAGCGTATAGATCGACCAGCTCTGCCCGGGCGGAAAGCGTAACTGCTCTCCCTCCAGCATGAAGTGATCGCCGGACCTGGCTTCGCAATAGCAGGCCGGCGGCGACCCGGCTTCCCATTCGACCTTCAGATCATAAAGCGTGAAGCTGTCGTCGTTCATCGACACTCTCGCCCATTCGAAACCGCGTCGATCGTGACGCTGCACCTTGTTGTCGGTACCGCGCTTTGTCGCCCGGGTGAAGCGGAAAATTATCCGGGCGACAGCGGGCGACCGAAGGCACGAAAACCATTGATCGGAAGGGCCGGGCGCGATATAAGCGCGCCATCAGGACGTCGGTGGCCCCAAAGCCACCATGCGTCGGAGTGTAGCTCAGCTTGGTAGAGCACTGTCTTCGGGAGGCAGGGGCCGGTGGTTCGAATCCACTCACTCCGACCACTTCTCTTTTCCCGCTCCTTTCCAGTTGCCCACCGATATATGCAATCTGATTGTCTTGTCCCGAGATGATTATATCCGCACCCTGATCGATTAGGGTAGCCTTCGGTCAGTGGAAACTGGTGAGCGTTAATAATAATGATATTGAGCAGAACAGTGTCTTTGGTCGTGACGACAATGGTCGTGGCGGCGTGCGCCGGTGGGGCAGGGTCTCAACAGTCTGGCCAGCAATCGACGGCAATCGAAACCCCTGCCGCTGGGACTCCGACATCGCCGCCGCAGCCGCCGGTTATGCAGACCGCCCCCAATCCGGCCTTTGACACATGGCTGGACAATTTTCGGCCCCGCGCCCGGGCCGAGGGTATTTCAGAGACCACGCTGAACGCTGCTTTCGATCAGGCCGGTTTTCTGCCCGACGTCGTGCAACGCGACCGAAATCAGGCTGAATTCACTTTGACGCTCGAAGGCTATCTGGGCAGTGCGGCGTCGGATAGTCGCGTCGAGAACGGCCGCGCGATGCTGGCGCGCTATCGCCCGGTGCTCGACTCGATCGAGGCCCGATACGGCGTTCCGCCCCATGTCGTCGTTGCCGTCTGGGGGATGGAAAGCAATTACGGCAGCAATCTCGGCACCGTACCGGTAATTTCCGCGCTGGCCACGCTGGCCTATGACGGAAGGCGCGGCGCGTTCTTCGAGCAGCAGCTGATTGCCGCGCTACGCATTCTACAGAACGGCGACACGACGCCCGACCGGATGACCGGCAGTTGGGCGGGGGCCATGGGGCATACGCAGTTCATCCCGACCACATACGAGGCCTATGCCGTCGACTTCACCGGCGACGGCCGGCGCGACATCTGGTCGGCGGCGGATCCGACCGACGCATTGGCCTCGGCGGCGGCCTATCTGTCCCGCTCAGGCTGGACGTCCGGCGAACCCTGGGGTCTGGAAGTGCAACTTCCGGCGGGTTTTAATCACAATCTGACCGGGCGCGATACGACCCGTAGCGCCGGGCAATGGGCCTCGATGGGCGTTCGCGATATGAACGGCAATCCGCCGCCGGGCTATGGGTCGGCGTCGATCCTGACGCTGGCCGGCTCGAACGGTCCCGCCTTTATGGTGTTCGATAATTTCGGGGCATTTCTGCGCTATAACAATTCCGAATTCTACGCCGTGGGCGTCGGCCATCTATCCGACCGGCTCAACGGTGGACCCCCGATCCAGGCCGCGTTCCCACCCGACGAATACGGGATGATGCGCGGCGATCGTCGAGACCTCCAACGACTTTTGACGGAAGCGGGCTTCGATACTCAGGGCGTTGACGGCGCGATCGGCCCCAACAGCGAAGCGGCGATCCGCGCTTATCAACGGTCTCAAGGCCTGCCAGTGACCGGCGAGCCGTCGCTTGAGCTGCTCGACCGGTTGCGCTGACTGTTTCGGTGCCGATGATACTGCCTTACGACCGGGCCGCGATCCCCCGTCCACGCGTGGCTCTGATCCAGGCCAGGGTGCGGGCGGTGGGGTCGTCGTTGCGCGTGATGTCGGTGACGACGGCGGCGATGTCGGCGCCGGCGTCGAATACCTGATCCAGGCGCTCCACCGACAGGCCGCCGATCGCAACCAGCGGGATATCCCCGATGCGCGATTTCCATTCGGTCAGCCGGGCCGGGGTCTGGGGCGCCCATTTCATCGATTTCAGGATCGTCGGCCAGACCGGGCCAAGGGCGATGTAGTCCGGCTCGGCCTTCAGCGCGGTCTCCAACTCGTCGTCATCATGGGTGCTGATGCCCAGCGACAGCCCGGCGTCCTGGATGGCACCCAGATCGGCCTCGGCCAGATCTTCCTGCCCCAGATGAACGTAATCGCAGCCTTCCTCGATCGCCAGTCGCCAGTGGTCGTTGACGATCAACTGGCAGCCGTGGCTGGCGCAGATATCGCGCGCGCGGCGGATCTCGCGCCGCAGGAAATCCTCATTGTCGCTCTTGGTCCGCAACTGGATCATCCTGACGCCCAACGGTACCAGCCGTTCAACCCAGGCGGCGGTGTCGACGATCAGGTAGAACGGATCGAGGGGACGTTTCGACTTCACAGGATGGCCCTTCCGAATACAGGGGTGGAGGCAGCGGCCATGTCGCGCGGTTCCATCGCGCCGGCCTCGAAACCCGTGCGCCCGGCTTCGATCGCAAGGGCGAACGCTTCAGCCATGCGCACCGGATCCTCGGCCTTGGCGACGGCAGTATTCAGCAGCACGCCGTCATAGCCCAGTTCCATGGCGGCGACGGCGTGGGACGGCCGGCCGATACCGGCGTCGATGATCAATGTCGTGTCCGGGAAGTGCGCGCGCATCGACCGCAGGCCGTGGACGTTGTTCAGGCCCTGTGCCGAGCCGATCGGCGCCCCCCACGGCATCAGAACGCGGCAGCCGGCATCCATCAGCCGTTCCGCTGCGACCAGATCCTCCGTCGTATATGGCAGAACCTCGAAACCTTCGTCGGTCAGGATGCGCGCGGCCTCGACCAGCCCGAAGAGATCGGGCTGCAGGGTATCGGTCTCGCCGATCACTTCCAGCTTGATCAGCGGCGTGTCGAACACCTCGCGCGCCATCTGGGCGGTCGTCACGGCCTCCTTCACCGAATGGCACCCGGCGGTGTTGGGCAGCACCTGTACGCCCAACGAGCGGATCAGCGACCAGAACTCCTGCCCCGCCCGCTGCCCCGCCGCTTCGCGCCGCAACGAGACCGTGACCATTTCCGTGCGCGACGCCCTGACTGCGGATTGCAGCACAGTGGGCGAGGGGTACTGCGCCGTCCCGAGCAGAAAGCGCGAGCCGAGGGTGCGGCCGTAAACATCCATCGATCAGCCTCCGCTCATTGGGGCAATCACTTCGATCCGGTCGCCGTCTTTCAGCGGCGTTGCCGACCGCTGGGGTGCCGGTACGAAACCCTGATTGAGGGCTGTGGCCACGGTCATATCACCGTATTTCAGTTCCACCAGTGCCGCCTCAAGGGTTTCGGCACTAACCTCGGCGGGTTCGCCGTTGACGATCACTCTCATGTTGACGGTCCAATGCTGTGTGTTGTGTCGGCGGTATCCATGATCATGTCGGCGGCTTTCTCGGCCAAAGATGGTGCCAGCAGGAAGCCGTGACGGTAGAAGCCGTTGATCGACACGAGGCGCCCATGGCGCTCGACGCGCGGCAGATTGTCGGCATAGGCCGGCCGCCGTCCTGCGCCCTGTTCCAGGATCGAGGCCTCGGCGAATCCGGGATGGACGGCATAGGCGGCGTTCAGCAGGTCGACCGCGGATCTCAGCGTCATGGGCCGGCTTGAATCGCTCTCGATCATGGTTGCCCCGATCATGAAAACATGGTCTCCCCTCGGCACGATATACAAGGGGATGCGGGGATGAAGCAGCCGCACCGCCCGATGCAGGGTGACCTCGGGCGCATGCAAGAGAAACATCTCGCCCCGGACGCTGCGGAGGCCGCGACCGGCTGGCGTGGTGCCGTCGGCGGCGGCAATGCCGCGGCAGTCGACGATGGTATCGGCGGCGAGGTCGCTCGGATCGGCGGCCGTGCCCAGTCGGATCTCGCCGCCCAGGTTCACGACCCGGTCGGCCAGTGCGGCGAGCGCGCGGCGCGGGTCGAGCCACGCCTCGCCGGCATAATGGATGCCGCGGCGGAACCGGTCGGCCAGTTCGGGTTCCAGCGCTGCCACCCCCTCGGCATCCAGTTCGACGCCTGTACGCGTCATCCGCAAGAAGCGTTTAAGGTCGGCTGCATCGCGAGCCGGCGCGACGACGAGCGTACCGGTCCGGCGCAGCTCCGGCACCCGCTCGGCCCACCAGTCGATCGCTGCCAGTCCCGGCGCAACGATCGAGGCGTCGGCGGACTCCATCTCGCACCAGGGGGCCAGCATGCCGCCCGCCAGCCACGATGCCGCCTCGGCGCCCAGAGTAGTCGACCGGTCGTAGACGGTCACCCGGGCACCGCGCTCGGCCAGCGTGAGCGCGGCGGTAAGGCCGGCGACGCCGGCACCCACCACTTCGGCGTCAGGCCTGCTCATTGCGGTGGGTCGGCGAGCACATAAGGGCCGCCGCGTAGCCTGGACTTCTGCGCCATCTGTCATGGGTCTCCTGAACGACGTTGCGTTGGAGATCCAGTTTCAAAGCGGGTGATCG is part of the Fodinicurvata sp. EGI_FJ10296 genome and encodes:
- a CDS encoding hydantoinase B/oxoprolinase family protein; the protein is MTDILTLQTSWNRLLAVVEEQARTLLRTAFSPIVREAGDLSAGVFDPKGRMLAQAVTGTPGHVNSMAASVGRHFTRFPPETMRDGDIFITNDPWDGTGHKNDLVVTTPVFRGGKLVALFSCTSHLTDLGGLGFGPDATDVYAEGLGLPIMKLATGGEINEAILDIVAANSRLPEDSVGDVHSLVACNEIGARRLNAMMDEFAIADLDALGDYILTTSRNGVLSAMADLPRGSWSYRMRVDGYDHPIDLAATTTIENDRVCVDFAGTSPEVGRGINVPLTYTAAYTSFGLACALAPHVPNNAGSLAVYETRAPEGSILNARPPAPVALRHVIGQMLPDMVFGCLRQAIPGRLPAEGTSCLWNITLRGVSGDMASADGENFALTVTSNGGTGARPGLDGLSATAFPSGVKGSSVEIMETVAPIVIRRKELRPGSGGTGLTRGGDGQSIEIAHRHGRAMTLLAAFDRIDYPARGADGGADGLPGSVALGSGARLRGKGTQTIPAGDSLAIETPGGGGLGRKSE
- a CDS encoding DUF1127 domain-containing protein is translated as MAYDSVTHANAGPLSMLGRLVADLRVRFDRSAQRRHDYQRIMAELNRLEDRDLADLGISRADFRDIAAGRYGQPSTR
- a CDS encoding TIGR04076 family protein, giving the protein MNDDSFTLYDLKVEWEAGSPPACYCEARSGDHFMLEGEQLRFPPGQSWSIYTLAALLPLLPAKQRETDPNDWMSTDAVVACPDPNCTSRFRIKRIGKRRFRHSETTGETGGETGGETTATPMPEAE
- a CDS encoding lytic murein transglycosylase, with the translated sequence MQTAPNPAFDTWLDNFRPRARAEGISETTLNAAFDQAGFLPDVVQRDRNQAEFTLTLEGYLGSAASDSRVENGRAMLARYRPVLDSIEARYGVPPHVVVAVWGMESNYGSNLGTVPVISALATLAYDGRRGAFFEQQLIAALRILQNGDTTPDRMTGSWAGAMGHTQFIPTTYEAYAVDFTGDGRRDIWSAADPTDALASAAAYLSRSGWTSGEPWGLEVQLPAGFNHNLTGRDTTRSAGQWASMGVRDMNGNPPPGYGSASILTLAGSNGPAFMVFDNFGAFLRYNNSEFYAVGVGHLSDRLNGGPPIQAAFPPDEYGMMRGDRRDLQRLLTEAGFDTQGVDGAIGPNSEAAIRAYQRSQGLPVTGEPSLELLDRLR
- a CDS encoding thiamine phosphate synthase — its product is MKSKRPLDPFYLIVDTAAWVERLVPLGVRMIQLRTKSDNEDFLRREIRRARDICASHGCQLIVNDHWRLAIEEGCDYVHLGQEDLAEADLGAIQDAGLSLGISTHDDDELETALKAEPDYIALGPVWPTILKSMKWAPQTPARLTEWKSRIGDIPLVAIGGLSVERLDQVFDAGADIAAVVTDITRNDDPTARTLAWIRATRGRGIAARS
- a CDS encoding thiazole synthase, which encodes MDVYGRTLGSRFLLGTAQYPSPTVLQSAVRASRTEMVTVSLRREAAGQRAGQEFWSLIRSLGVQVLPNTAGCHSVKEAVTTAQMAREVFDTPLIKLEVIGETDTLQPDLFGLVEAARILTDEGFEVLPYTTEDLVAAERLMDAGCRVLMPWGAPIGSAQGLNNVHGLRSMRAHFPDTTLIIDAGIGRPSHAVAAMELGYDGVLLNTAVAKAEDPVRMAEAFALAIEAGRTGFEAGAMEPRDMAAASTPVFGRAIL
- the thiS gene encoding sulfur carrier protein ThiS, with protein sequence MRVIVNGEPAEVSAETLEAALVELKYGDMTVATALNQGFVPAPQRSATPLKDGDRIEVIAPMSGG
- the thiO gene encoding glycine oxidase ThiO, with product MSRPDAEVVGAGVAGLTAALTLAERGARVTVYDRSTTLGAEAASWLAGGMLAPWCEMESADASIVAPGLAAIDWWAERVPELRRTGTLVVAPARDAADLKRFLRMTRTGVELDAEGVAALEPELADRFRRGIHYAGEAWLDPRRALAALADRVVNLGGEIRLGTAADPSDLAADTIVDCRGIAAADGTTPAGRGLRSVRGEMFLLHAPEVTLHRAVRLLHPRIPLYIVPRGDHVFMIGATMIESDSSRPMTLRSAVDLLNAAYAVHPGFAEASILEQGAGRRPAYADNLPRVERHGRLVSINGFYRHGFLLAPSLAEKAADMIMDTADTTHSIGPST